TTGGATGGGTTGCAATTGACTGCTTGTACAGGTTGACCGCTTCTTCGAGTTCACCCTTCATTTGTCGCGCGAAGGCTTGTTGAAACAGCTCCCACGCCTGGCGCTTGTCTTCTTCGTGTCCTTCACCTTGGACAAGAAAATCTTGGATATTCATAAGAATTAGTTGGGCATCGTCAGCTGTTCAGCTTCTATCCGGAGCTGACAGTCGAAGGCTATTCGTTCTTCAGTTTTTTCTTAATCAACTCTGCCCCATACCGGCCTGACAGCAACATCGAGCCGAAGGCTGGCCCCATTCGTGGTGTGCCATAGACGGCTGCAACGGCCAATCCGATGACAAAGCAATTCGGATAGACCTCTCCGGTGCGATCCATCACCTCTTCCTCAGAGCGCGAGACCCACATGGCCCCATTGCCTGGTACCGTCTTGTACAAGTTCCGTTTATGCAGGAGCTCAACCAGGACGGCATCGTGGCCGGTGGCATCCACGACGATTGTACTCTCAAGGGCGATGGGGTCGACATGGATCCTGTCATGCCCAGCCATCTCGGCGGTCGTGTTATTCACTACAACACCTTCCAAGGAGGCATCCTGTCGAAGGATCAAGTCCACCACTCGCGTAAGGTTCATGATCCTGGCTCCAGCCTGGTAGGCGGCAGTAATGAGCGCACCGGTGGCATGGGGTGGATCAACCATGTACATGCCCGCACACTCGGTGATTTTCTTGCACGGCACGCCGATTTCTTCGAGAATCTCATTCGCAGGCTCACAAATCGTGGCCTTGTTCATGAGGTACCCACCGGACCAGAATCCGCCTCCAAGTGCCAGACTTTGTTCGATGAGAAGGGTACGAAACCCCATCGCAGCCAAGTCGTGCGCGCAAATCAGCCCTGATGGTCCGGCGCCCACAATGATGACGTCACTCTCGATCAGTTGATCGAATTCTTTGTAGTATTCCCGGGCAATTTGCCGGGTAATGTCTCGCTCTCGTAATGGAGCGGGTTTTGGCTTGGCCATACAGCTCTCCTAGCGATAAATTTCAGAACCGGTTTTTTTGAACTCTTCGGATTTTTCTTTCATGCCGATCTGAATCGCTTGGTGCGCATCGACCTTGAGCTGCGCGGCATAATCACGGACATCTTGCGTGATCTTCATGGAGCAGAAGTGAGGCCCGCACATAGAGCAGAAATGCGAAACCTTGGCGGCGTTGTCCGGAAGTGTTTCGTCGTGGAACTGTTGCGCGGTTTCCGGATCGAGAGACAGATGAAATTGGTCTTCCCAGCGGAATTCGAATCGGGCCTTCGACAGGGCGTTATCTCGTGCTTGGGCACCGGGATGGCCCTTGGCGAGGTCGGCGGCATGGGCGGCAATTTTGTAGGTGATGACGCCGGTTTTCACGTCTTCGCGAGTCGGCAAGCCCAAATGCTCTTTGGGCGTGACGTAGCATAGCATGGCGCACCCGTACCACCCGATCATGGCGGCCCCGATGCCGGACGTAATGTGATCATAACCGGGGGCAATATCGGTCGTGAGGGGGCCTAGGGTGTAGAAAGGGGCTTCATGGCAGGCCTCGAGTTGCTTTTCCATATTTGCCTGGATCATGTGCATCGGAACATGACCTGGCCCTTCGATCATGACCTGGACATCATGGTGCCAGGCGATCTTCGTCAGTTCACCCAAGGTCTCCAGCTCGGCAAACTGGGCCTCGTCGTTGGCATCCGCGATGGACCCAGGTCGGAGTCCGTCGCCAAGGCTAAAGGCGACGTCGTACGCTTTCATGATTTCACAGATTTCCTCAAAGTGCGTGTAGGCAAAGTTTTCTTGATGGTGAGCCAGACACCATTTCGCATGGATGGAGCCGCCGCGTGACACAATTCCAGTCATGCGTGTGGCGGTCATCGGCACATAGGCGAGGCGGACGCCGGCGTGAATCGTGAAATAATCGACGCCCTGCTCAGCCTGTTCGATCAGGGTATCGCGGAAAATCTCCCAGGTCAGGTCTTCTGCCTTGCCGTTGACCTTTTCAAGCGCCTGATAGATCGGCACGGTGCCGATCGGGACCGGGGAGTTGCGGATGATCCATTCGCGGGTTTCATGGATGTTTTTGCCGGTCGACAAGTCCATGACCGTATCGGCTCCCCAGCGGGTGGACCAGATCATCTTTTCGACTTCTTCTTCGATCGAAGAGGCGACGGCGGAATTGCCGATGTTGGAATTGATCTTGACCAGAAAGTTCCGGCCGATGATCATCGGCTCGCTCTCCGGATGGTTGATGTTCGAGGGGATGATGGCTCGACCACGTGCGACCTCATCGCGAACGAACTCCGGTGTGATGGTCCGAGGAATACTGGCGCCCCACGCGAATCCAGGATGCTGCTTCACGCCACCATGATGTCCATTCTGTTCGCCGAGCTGTGCAGACCGTTCCCGGGATTGATTTTCACGGATCGCGATAAATTCCATTTCCGGGGTGATGATGCCCTTTCGCGCATAATGCAGCTGGGTTACGTTTCTCCCCGGTTGTGCTCGTAGCGGTTTGCGGATGTGTTGAAACCGAAGTTCAGCCAACTTCGGATCGTTCGCCCGCAAACGGCCGTATGCCGACGTCACCGTTGGGAGCTCTTCAACGTCCTGTCGATTGAGTACCCAGGGTCGTCGCAACGGAGCGAGGCCCTTGCGGACATCGATCGTCACAGCGGGATCGGTGTAAGGACCTGAGGTATCGTACACGATCACAGCCGTGTTCTGAGAGCTGGTCCCGTTAATCCCCTTTGTAGGAGTCAGACTGATTTCTCGCATTGGGACGTGGACCCCTGGCTGAGCCCCGGGGACATGGATTTTCTGTGACGCAGGGAAAGGGGTGGTGGAGAGGGGAGAGGATGGGATTCCAGCACCGTTTCCATTCGCCGCTCCTTGTATATGTGTGTGGATGCTCATGATGAGATCCTTTCATCTGTTTATCTGTGTTACGGTAGAGGCGAGGGCCGCAAGCGGTCACCCACAATAAAAAAGCCGCCTCCCCAAACTGGAGAACGCGGCTGATTCCTCACAAGGCCCGCTCAAATCGGCTTCCCTACGCTGGTATTACCCAGGTCAGGTTGTGAGGGTCGTCCGATCGTTCGGACTCTCAGCCTCATGGCTCCCCTAGCTATGAATAGCTGATCCTAGTACTCCAACCCACCGAAGTCAATCGGCTATTAGGCCCATAGCGAATCTTCTCCTTTTGGGGTGAGGAGAATAGGACTTTTCCGCAAGGGAGGATTCGTTGAATGTAGAAGGGGCCTATCGTAGAATCAATCTCCTGACTTGGGAGGACGTATTGTGACAGCTACCGCGACATTACCAAAGCCCATCACCGAGTACCAGGCGTTGTCGGCAGACGAGTTGTTTCGCCGAACGGTCTCAGCGAAACGAGTCCTTGGTGAGCGGGTCATGATACTCGGCCATAACTACCAGCGTGATGAAGTCATTCAACATGCCGACTTTCGCGGAGATTCGCTGTTGTTGGCCAAGCTCGCCGCGGAGCGTTCCGAACGACCCTACATTGTGTTTTGCGGTGTGCACTTCATGGCTGAGACAGCGGATATCCTCAGCCGTTCCCAGCAGACGGTGATCCTGCCCGATATGGCTGCGGGTTGTTCCATGGCCGATATGGCTGCGATTGAGCAAGTCGATCAATGTTGGGAAGCGTTGGACCGTGTGGTCCCTGCTGATGAGACCGTGATGCCTGCGGTGTATGTGAATTCAGCGGCAGTGCTCAAAGCGTTTTGTGGTGAGCATGGGGGTATTACGTGCACGTCATCTAATGCCAAAGCCGTGATCGAGTGGTGTTGGGCTAGACGAGAAAAGATCCTGTTCTTTCCCGATGAGCATTTGGGCCGTAATACGGCGAACAAGATGGGGATTCCCCGTGAACAGATGATTGTCTGGGACCCCTATCAACCCAACGGTGGGAATAGTAAGGAGGCTATTCGGCGGGCCAAGCTGATCCTCTGGAAAGGTCATTGCAGTGTTCACCAAATGTTTCAGCCGGTGCACGTAGATCATTTCCGCAAGCAGTATCCGGATGGCAAGGTCATCGTGCATCCGGAATGCCATGAGGATGTGGTGAACAAGGCTGACCTGATCGGCTCAACCGAGTTCATTATTCGGACCGTCACGGCTGCACCGGCCGGGACGACCTGGGCCATCGGCACCGAATTGAATCTCGTCAATCGTTTGAAGCACGAGTTGGGAGACAAGAAGGTGTTCTTCCTCTCCTCCACGGTTTGTCAGTGCGCGACGATGTTTCGAATCGATGCGGCCCATCTCTGCTGGGCGATGGAGAATCTGGCTAACGGGCATGTCGTCAATCGGATTGTGGTACCCGAGGATGACAAGCACTGGGCGAAGGTCGCACTTGACCGCATGATGGCCGTCAGCTAGCGGACTGGTGAAAAACGCATCCAGTTGCGTGCTCGCGTCGCTCAAACCCTCAACGTACCCGGACCTGTACGCTTCGGGCTTTC
This genomic interval from Nitrospira sp. contains the following:
- a CDS encoding thiazole biosynthesis protein, encoding MAKPKPAPLRERDITRQIAREYYKEFDQLIESDVIIVGAGPSGLICAHDLAAMGFRTLLIEQSLALGGGFWSGGYLMNKATICEPANEILEEIGVPCKKITECAGMYMVDPPHATGALITAAYQAGARIMNLTRVVDLILRQDASLEGVVVNNTTAEMAGHDRIHVDPIALESTIVVDATGHDAVLVELLHKRNLYKTVPGNGAMWVSRSEEEVMDRTGEVYPNCFVIGLAVAAVYGTPRMGPAFGSMLLSGRYGAELIKKKLKNE
- the thiC gene encoding phosphomethylpyrimidine synthase ThiC; protein product: MSIHTHIQGAANGNGAGIPSSPLSTTPFPASQKIHVPGAQPGVHVPMREISLTPTKGINGTSSQNTAVIVYDTSGPYTDPAVTIDVRKGLAPLRRPWVLNRQDVEELPTVTSAYGRLRANDPKLAELRFQHIRKPLRAQPGRNVTQLHYARKGIITPEMEFIAIRENQSRERSAQLGEQNGHHGGVKQHPGFAWGASIPRTITPEFVRDEVARGRAIIPSNINHPESEPMIIGRNFLVKINSNIGNSAVASSIEEEVEKMIWSTRWGADTVMDLSTGKNIHETREWIIRNSPVPIGTVPIYQALEKVNGKAEDLTWEIFRDTLIEQAEQGVDYFTIHAGVRLAYVPMTATRMTGIVSRGGSIHAKWCLAHHQENFAYTHFEEICEIMKAYDVAFSLGDGLRPGSIADANDEAQFAELETLGELTKIAWHHDVQVMIEGPGHVPMHMIQANMEKQLEACHEAPFYTLGPLTTDIAPGYDHITSGIGAAMIGWYGCAMLCYVTPKEHLGLPTREDVKTGVITYKIAAHAADLAKGHPGAQARDNALSKARFEFRWEDQFHLSLDPETAQQFHDETLPDNAAKVSHFCSMCGPHFCSMKITQDVRDYAAQLKVDAHQAIQIGMKEKSEEFKKTGSEIYR
- the nadA gene encoding quinolinate synthase NadA, which produces MTATATLPKPITEYQALSADELFRRTVSAKRVLGERVMILGHNYQRDEVIQHADFRGDSLLLAKLAAERSERPYIVFCGVHFMAETADILSRSQQTVILPDMAAGCSMADMAAIEQVDQCWEALDRVVPADETVMPAVYVNSAAVLKAFCGEHGGITCTSSNAKAVIEWCWARREKILFFPDEHLGRNTANKMGIPREQMIVWDPYQPNGGNSKEAIRRAKLILWKGHCSVHQMFQPVHVDHFRKQYPDGKVIVHPECHEDVVNKADLIGSTEFIIRTVTAAPAGTTWAIGTELNLVNRLKHELGDKKVFFLSSTVCQCATMFRIDAAHLCWAMENLANGHVVNRIVVPEDDKHWAKVALDRMMAVS